The following nucleotide sequence is from Bacteroidales bacterium.
TTTTATTTTTGATGATTTCCAGTTGTGTCACTTTTTTTGTTGTTTAAAACCGGTAAAAGAATTAAAGAAATAATGCCCGAAAGAATAATTGCTGCTGTTTGGGCAATCCAGATTAGCCATCCCAGCGTAAATCCTGTAAGATTATTAACTCCATACTTTGGAACAGAAAGTGTTTCGGCAACAATTACCGGATAAATACCAATACCTCCCTGAACTAACATAATTCCAATTGTCCCCATTATTAAAACTGAAAATGCGGCAGCGGCGCCAGTTTCGCTTGTTTCTGCCAGGCTGAAAAAACAAACATAAGTCATCAGAAAATACATTGCCCAAATAGAAATCGTATAAATCACAAATAAAGCCGGCCTTTTCACTTTTCCGATAGATATTAATCCCGCCCAAAACCCTTTAAAAAGTTTGATAATTTTTTGGTAAATTCGGTATTTAAGCAGTTTTTTATGAAAAACAAACAAAAACACTATAAATACAATCGTTAGTAATATTGATCCGTAAAAAAAGTATCCCTTACCTACAAATTCAAATTTTTGTGATAGCGGTTGATATATTTTTTCATTAACATAACCCGAAATAGCATCATACTGAATAAGCAGGTTCAAAAAAAACAAAACCACAAATGACAACAAATCAAGGGCACGTTCTGCCACAACGGTGCCAAATGATTTTTCAAAGGGTATTTTTTCATATTTATTTAAAATGCCGCAGCGGGTTATTTCTCCAAGTCTTGGCAGGGCCAGATTTGCAAAATATCCTATCATCAGGCTTAAAAAAGTGTTTTTAAATTTTGGTTTATATCCAACGGTATTTAAAAGCATTTCCCATCGCAACGAACGCAAAATATGACTAATAAGGGCAAATATTAAACCAACAAACAGCCAAAGATATTTGGCATGTGAAAATGATTCAAAAATTTGTTCCTTTTCTTTTTCGGTGAGGTCTTTAACAAAAAACCAAATAAAAAATATGCCGATAGCAAGAAAAACTATAAGTTTAACACCATCTAAAAGTTTCTTTTTCAAAGTGTTTATTTTAGCTTATTGGTTTGAGAA
It contains:
- a CDS encoding flippase-like domain-containing protein translates to MKKKLLDGVKLIVFLAIGIFFIWFFVKDLTEKEKEQIFESFSHAKYLWLFVGLIFALISHILRSLRWEMLLNTVGYKPKFKNTFLSLMIGYFANLALPRLGEITRCGILNKYEKIPFEKSFGTVVAERALDLLSFVVLFFLNLLIQYDAISGYVNEKIYQPLSQKFEFVGKGYFFYGSILLTIVFIVFLFVFHKKLLKYRIYQKIIKLFKGFWAGLISIGKVKRPALFVIYTISIWAMYFLMTYVCFFSLAETSETGAAAAFSVLIMGTIGIMLVQGGIGIYPVIVAETLSVPKYGVNNLTGFTLGWLIWIAQTAAIILSGIISLILLPVLNNKKSDTTGNHQK